The sequence AACTCCAGATACCGTTCCGGTGAGTCGAGATGCTATCGAATCGAACGAAAACAATCAGGAGATCACAAAATCTAAACACAGTTTAGTAGACACACAAAAAGGCTAAACCTttgaatttatataaaaaaataaggaTCACTTTTATTTCTATACTAAATATTACTTTTTAACccgaatcatattttttcaagaggagaaattatgttaaaaattacttagaTTTGCCTGCCTTGTGTCCTATATATTAGTAAACTTACCTGTACACCTATATACATAACTTCATGAAAACGAATACAATAGAACAAGCAATTGTTCAGTTCAGTTACGTAAACAAACCACGCTACATGGTTTCTTTTGTTATTCGGTCAGTCCGATATTTGGTCGTTGATTACAGCACTCTAAAGgtacgattacattagccagtttatctgcacaaacttgtgcagtttgactgtatcatagtgtaatcggttcgcagttgtctgcaagcagtcaaaatcggcttgactgtccatctgtatgcagtcaaaATGTGCAGATTTtctgtgacaatgtaatcacagtgtgatcatagtcgacagacaaacagttcatgactgtacagacaaatttgactgtttctgaaactgttgtgcagaagttgtctgccacagattctatgacaaccaaaaacttgtttatttcatccaaacacaaagcaaaacgttccagcaccagtgtgagaagtgagtacacgtggttttccccaagagggttggtttcgtgatcatttttttctaatgtgtagaaaccagatagtaataaaaaccctgttttgatccacctagtgatgtatttatggctttctcgtattactcatattctcacattctcatatatgtggtattcttcgaaataatttttattgcttcttgaaagaaaagaaaacaaaagtcAATTAGCACAAtcaacaaccaacaaaatgaaacagttttgctattgcaggtacttctgcaACCGGTGTAAATAAAGTCGGCTCGAATGACCATCtgttaacatgacttacaaactgtattgattttagtcaattttatatgattcggccatcgtactttaaacgagggtttaaattttaaatacttctaattttagaaatggcaaaaatgaaattttaaacacgtgcatccgcgcaaagttcaaaagctcaggagttttggccttttatttgaatctaaatttttgaatatcgtTCAAGTGGAAatgtgagtgagttccatttttgagtatatgatcactatttcaggaACAGGAAGCCGGGAATAGCCCAAGGCTCTTTGTATATGATGCTGTGGCTCTTTAGTTTTAtacacaaatattgtttattttacaaaaaagtacttaaaatcgaCTAACGAGTATTGGACCCCAATTCTATCTCTTAACCTTCGTGTACTAACTTCTCACCGAACCGCGTTGTCAATGTCGTCATTTCcggtcgaaataatgaagcttatcgcatatttcgtagaattctAAATCgaaattactactgaatttttcgagctcctccttcacgataaagtgcaatggatctccagaagcatagtactggaacgttttgctttgtacttggatgaaataattatgaaaaattaaataatgaactaatgaaaaaagtattaactactccaaattaaaaaatgctgaacggtaacagaaaatgtacttatttgaatttttttctagttttattaaatatttaccgaatttccaatagctcatcgttcgttcattagttcgataattgaattgattacaaagcgtttggtggtaaaattgtggatctgtcaaaatctgaactctgccccaaagcgaattcataccgttataccatatttgaaagaggttggactggagacaaccttcccaaaatttcaattgtcatatttacggaggtaggatgattctatggattttcattgcatttgatttttgaatctaccactccatttacaatttattgaaaatgtatttgttgcgtgaaaaatactcaacaattgcgaaacatattttttcacgctttcgatctcggtgccactctggattttttagtaataGAAGATATACCTGATGATGTGAGCGTTAAGACACAAACGTGTAGATAATGAACATATGATGTGAAAGAATCTCAATCTGCTAAACATATCAAATATACATCATAGTCACAGAACAAACAACATcgtcatttcatttaaattcatatttgtttttcttacttttttttatctctgaatgatttacatttcaagtgattctataataaaacatttcatctttgttacagtactttggttgttctgtttcttatttcttatctgTGTCTTGGTGTTcactgatttagtgtcatttgatacaaatagtattcggaaataaatgaatacgaTGGTGAGGGAGAAGCTCCCAGTCAAatgctttgattgtatccttcttgaactttgaaactgattttgatttgactgtgcagtatttttcttcaaatgcaaacataattctaataaaagccttggtattttgttcaggaaggatacaatcaaagcacttgactgggagcttctccctcaccgtcgtattcatttatttccgaATACTATTTGTATCAAAAGACACTAAATCAGTGAACACCAAGACAcagataagaaataagaaacagaacaaccaaagtactgtaacaaagatgaaatattttattatagaatcacttgaaatgtaaatcattcagagataaaaaaaagtaagaaaaacaaatatgaatttaaatgaaatgactaccatttgttttcatcgaatagccacgcattgactttgcaccatttcaattcctacgaagaagtcgaaatgggatgtctgatactcgaggtatccacaaattgccagaaagatggtcactatttcgactattttttttctcattcaaaataaacgtttcattttaacaaaaacacgctcacttcatatttggttaataaatgatttttagatacatcgaagagcttcggtttgatatttttaaaaactgtGGAAAAGTTCAGTATTTAAAATTGTCTAAAATAATAACCAATCCAACATgcgtctccgggcctcggaaaaattttctaaagtttgagcgatttctatacctatttttgatatttataaaaaaaggtaaaaaaaacggAGAACGTTTATATTCCTTCTTTAATTGCTTCGGAACACAACACACCAAGTAGCAACGCAACGAACTTCCGTTTGTGAGATCAGATCGATATTTTATCGTAATGCAATATTCCGTGAAAAGTTCTCTGCCCCACAAACTTTCTTCCAATGTGATCACTTTGTGCAGAAAAACTGCAATAAACAGCCCACTCCCTATATTTAAGCCTGCAACCAGTTTGATTTGTCAgatcaatgtaatcacaatacagacatgctcaaaaagtctgtcacagtcaaacataacaactgtcaaagtattgactgtcggcagtaaaacttgactgttgcagtcatttaactgtgaatagtgtaatcacattgccagaccaaatataaactgcagaaaaattacttgtctgtggcagataaactgtgacagataaactggctagtctgatcgtagcttaagtcaatttttcaatagattACATtgactttctatacgagaaagacaataaGTATACTTTTAAAGAATAGAATTGTTATCATGTTTTtgtaataatactaacaagtgggTACAAATCGAATAAAAGACTATATCAAGGATTGTAAACACTATACATGGTTCGATCTGCTAATGACGTTTTATCTATATTAACTTTTTATGGAATTATTcttaatgttttcaaaaaaaacttcTGGTAAGATAGAAAGATAGTGGCTTGGCCATAATGTAAGAAAGTAAATAAAATGGTTGCCAATTGCATTACAATAAACACTACCTGTAAACAAAAAATCGCCGTCATTTTCAGGTTcgatttaataactttttcatttcgttgcactttatttcatatcattttcatgtacagattttcaatacagaactTTGATCcttcgatacagatttacagattattCTCCTGAAACATACAAATTTAACCCTGATTCCCAGTTTCAACTGAGTGCATTGAAGTTTGTTGCGCCGTCCGAACTGCTTAGAAATATGGGAAAAATTTCAACCTTTAATCTTTATATACATaacatgttatgttatgttatgctcTGTTAACGTGTTTTGTTTGATTCGTGATGGGTCAATTCAATATTATACTAATGGAATACTTTAACAATTTGGCTATACACATTTAAGTTGGAAGTTTTAgaagattggtagttaaatcatATAAATCCATATATAAAACAAATGACAGAAAAAACTAACACGTAtgttttaggattttttttatttacaccCGGCCTCACATTGCGATTAGTACATTTATTATGACTTCAGCCATTATCTACCAAACAAACCAAACATAAACGGTTTAGGTACTTGAATCCGTTTTTTGTTgtctacaatatttactttctcttcATCTAGAAATTCGATTCTTCTATCAACTAACTTTTGGTAGAACGATTCTGAATAAAgaagaaaactattttaataCCACAAATCAGAATATACAGAGTAATCATACCTCTAAGATAATCAAGTGTTCCTGCTTTACCTCCATATTCTTCCGGTAAACATTCCTCCGGCACGTACTCGAGCATCGAATCTTTGTTAGTATGCATATGTATAACATctaaaacttttttctgtaaaaaTGGTTTTACCACAAACATGACTTTATCAATGAAAGGGACAACATTTAGAAAATGCAGCTGCTTCAGTCTAATCGGGAGTGTTTCCTGAGTGTAGTAGATGTAGTTTCGCAGAACTGAAAGTTTCAACTTGGCCACGTGGCTTAGGCTCATTCCATCCATGTCGAAAATTATAATATGCCCTGGCGCAAGAGCTTCTTCCTTCATCCACAAATCAAGACATAACACAAGTCTGCAAAAATACGATGATTGTCAGTTAATTGTTGATATaactaatttgaaaaatttgacatttctcccccctacttctatgtacgagattcaatgcggactcgcctgagggtgctTTGCTCGCAGAAAAGAATGTTGCCAATGACTTGTTCGGGAAatttgagagctggatatcttgttaatatgacgtCTTTGATCTAAGCCATGTTGTTCATTGGAAAATGCTCAAGAAGATTTTCAAGTATTAATGGCATCGTTTGTAATACACGATCACATCCTTTCTCGTATCGAAAGGatatgaaatcactgtgaaaaccgacttttgaaccaaggcccgaaGGACCGAGTGtcgtatgtctgtgtgtatgtgacaaaaatatgcactcgatgGTTTAACTGATTTTCCCTAATTTAGGCTTAAATGAGAGGGCTTAGGGTACCAAAGAACGCTATTGATTATAGGGTAacatgtgtttaaaatttaaaactatcaTTTAAAGAAATGAAATAAAACGGGGAAATTCTAAAGTCGGCTCAAAATTGAAACATTGTAGATTATAATCGTTGCTTGCTAAACGAACCGGCGTTGTCTATACCGGTTGCTAGTTCCGGTCCCGGAAATTGTAATCAACAacttcaaaatgaaactcacttgattttctcgcagatggctgcaccgatttttacCAATTTTGACTCAAATGATTATGGTGCCACAGAACgctaattgaattttattatttatttatttatttgattgaaagtgtgtttaaaattgaaaactgtTCATTAGAGTGACGATGCGAAACACgaaaaattcttccaaaatcggctcaaatttttttcaatttgtagactACGATAGTTGCTTGCTACACGAACCATTTTCAGCTATGCtggttcccagttcccggttccggaaatccCTGAAATAATAATCAAAAGCTCAAGAACTCAAAAATTTTGACTTAAATAAAAGGATTTGTGGTCTCATAGACTACgcataatatttatgaaaacatgagttgtATAAAAAGGCACcatgaaacatgtttttttttcgcgtttcaTCTTCGACCCAATCattggagagagagagagacaattTAAGGGGACAACAGGAAAACCATCTTCGAATATTGGTGTTATTAGGATTTATCTTATTATTAAGatgattgtaatttttttttgtaataattcTAATGTTGATATAGAGGATCGAGAACATAACTACTTATCTGACACAAATGCCACAAAGATGGTAAAGTGTAATTAATAtataactatatatatatatatatatatatatatatatatatatatatatatatatatatatatatatatatatatatatatatatatatatatatatatatatatatatatatatatgtatatatatatatatatatatatatatatatatatatatatatatatatatatatatatatatatatatgtatatatatatatatatatatatatatatatatatataaagggtgattttttaagagcttgagaacttttttaaacaataaaacgcataaaatttgcaaaatctcatcggttctttattttaaacgttagactggtacatgacatttactt comes from Malaya genurostris strain Urasoe2022 chromosome 3, Malgen_1.1, whole genome shotgun sequence and encodes:
- the LOC131437538 gene encoding alpha-tocopherol transfer protein-like; translated protein: MENRDRNSDGESGVITIMNWLTNQPHLPKLSENDALLFLHCNYYDAEAAKKTIEEYYTFRTNCTDLFTNRDIEDPDIQIALKLSMFTVLPKSTPEGYRIAYCRLIDTDTTNYVYLHNVKLLVLCLDLWMKEEALAPGHIIIFDMDGMSLSHVAKLKLSVLRNYIYYTQETLPIRLKQLHFLNVVPFIDKVMFVVKPFLQKKVLDVIHMHTNKDSMLEYVPEECLPEEYGGKAGTLDYLRESFYQKLVDRRIEFLDEEKVNIVDNKKRIQVPKPFMFGLFGR